One part of the Sorangiineae bacterium MSr11954 genome encodes these proteins:
- the rplK gene encoding 50S ribosomal protein L11, with translation MAKKVTGQIKLQLPAGKANPAPPVGPALGSHGVNIMQFCKEFNAKTAGGDMIIPVVITVYSDRSFSFILRTPPASVLLKKAAGLATAKKPGSGSKEPNKNKVGKVTRAQVKELAQQKMGDMNCTNLEAAERTIMGTARSMGIDVV, from the coding sequence ATGGCGAAGAAGGTCACTGGACAAATCAAATTGCAGCTCCCGGCGGGGAAGGCCAACCCGGCACCCCCGGTCGGCCCTGCGCTCGGCTCCCACGGTGTGAACATCATGCAGTTCTGCAAGGAGTTCAACGCCAAAACGGCGGGCGGCGACATGATCATCCCCGTGGTGATCACGGTGTACTCGGACCGCTCGTTCTCCTTCATCCTGCGCACGCCGCCCGCGAGCGTGTTGCTCAAGAAGGCTGCCGGTCTGGCCACCGCCAAGAAGCCGGGCAGCGGTTCCAAGGAGCCGAACAAGAACAAGGTCGGCAAGGTGACCCGCGCGCAGGTCAAGGAGCTCGCCCAGCAGAAGATGGGCGACATGAACTGCACGAACCTCGAAGCCGCCGAGCGCACGATCATGGGAACGGCGCGCTCGATGGGGATCGACGTCGTCTGA
- the rplL gene encoding 50S ribosomal protein L7/L12 — MADLTKEQVVDYLSQLPVIQIADLIKTLEEKWGVKAAPVAVAGPAVAGGAAAAAPVEEKTEFTVELKEAGASKINVIKVVREITGLGLKEAKDLVEAAPKPLKEGVSKAEAEEFKKKLEEAGAKVELK, encoded by the coding sequence ATGGCAGATCTCACCAAAGAGCAGGTCGTTGACTACCTCTCGCAACTGCCCGTCATCCAGATTGCAGACCTGATCAAGACCCTCGAAGAGAAGTGGGGCGTCAAGGCTGCTCCGGTCGCGGTTGCCGGTCCGGCGGTCGCCGGTGGCGCTGCTGCGGCGGCTCCCGTCGAGGAGAAGACGGAGTTCACCGTCGAGCTGAAGGAAGCGGGCGCGAGCAAGATCAACGTGATCAAGGTCGTCCGCGAGATCACCGGGCTCGGCCTGAAGGAAGCCAAGGACCTGGTCGAAGCCGCGCCCAAGCCCCTAAAGGAAGGCGTGTCCAAGGCCGAGGCCGAGGAATTCAAGAAGAAGCTCGAGGAAGCTGGCGCAAAGGTCGAGCTCAAGTAA
- the rpoB gene encoding DNA-directed RNA polymerase subunit beta, which produces MANAIQSNFRIRKDLGRVQRIIEVPNLIDIQKSSYDKFLQATVPQSDRVEVGLQAVFRSVFPIKDFNGTSELVFVSYNLEKPKYDVEECRQRGMTFAAPIKVTTQLMIYDTRDGGDRIVRDIKEQEVYFGEIPLMTDTGTFIINGTERVVVSQLHRSPGVFFDHDKGKTHSSGKLLYSARVIPYRGSWLDFEFDPKDIIYVRIDRRRKMHATVLLRALGYSTQDLLNYFYNTETVYLDKGGKLAKSVEYELLPGQRATRDIKVGNDVIVKKNTKYTKAAIRKLREAKVDRLPVDVEEIVGKVAAHDIVDKETGEVLIEVNEEVTEGKLEKLREAGIESFRVLFIDGLNVGSYLRDTLLAEKVKTNEDAIMEIYRRLRPGDPPTLETAKTLFNNLFFNPERYDLSKVGRLKLNYKFYRDLPEDQRPALDTQVLTAQDILETVRHLIELKNGRGSVDDIDHLGNRRVRAVGELMENQYRIGLVRMERAIKERMSMSQEIDTLMPHDLINAKPVSAVVKEYFGSSQLSQFMDQTNPLSEVTHKRRLSALGPGGLTRERAGFEVRDVHPTHYGRICPIETPEGPNIGLIASLSTFARVNEFGFVETPYRKVSEGRVTDEVAWYSALEEEGKYIAQASAEVDEKGRFKETLVSARLNGDFHLVTPDMVQLIDVSPNQMVSVAAALVPFLEHDDANRALMGANMQRQAVPLIRSHAPYVGTGMEGKLARDSGVCIVAKRDGIIESVDATRIVVRAEGDKAEIPDIYHLNKFQRSNQSTCFNQTPIVRAGERVKVGDVLADGPSCDMGELALGQNVLVAFMPWQGYNFEDSILVSERIAKDDVFTSIHIEEFECVARDTKLGKEEVTRDIPNVGEEALKDLDESGIVRIGAEVKPGDILVGKITPKGETQLSPEEKLLRAIFGEKAGDVRDSSLRVPPGVGGIVINARIFSRKGTEKDERAKDIEDHERQRLERTRDEEIKILRDSFFRQIKRQLIGQTTNGKLVDDKGKVLLQKGAVLDEALLAEIPQKYWGELPVDGAEELAEKLRGLEEIIQVREEHFRDKIDRLSKGDELPPGVIKMVKVYIAIKRKLQVGDKMAGRHGNKGVISRIMAEEDMPYLQDGRPVDIVLNPLGVPSRMNVGQILETHLGWGARVLGWQFQYMLEAKFGPQAIREHILRIFEGDAALHKWLSKLSDDEMKKVAQKLRGGVHYASPVFDGAPERAIKDTLALSGLPESGQAVLFDGRTGEAFDQEVTVGVMYMLKLHHLVDDKIHARSIGPYSLVTQQPLGGKAQFGGQRLGEMEVWAMEAYGTAYALQEFLTVKSDDVMGRTRMYEAIVKGEHTLEPGLPESFNVLIKELQALCLNVELVEPGALTRGASDHAAEE; this is translated from the coding sequence ATGGCGAACGCTATCCAATCCAACTTCCGCATCCGTAAAGACCTCGGGCGCGTCCAGCGCATCATCGAGGTGCCCAACCTCATCGACATTCAGAAGTCATCGTACGACAAGTTCCTGCAGGCAACCGTGCCGCAGTCCGATCGTGTCGAGGTGGGACTCCAGGCGGTCTTCCGCAGTGTTTTTCCCATCAAGGACTTCAACGGGACGAGCGAGCTCGTCTTCGTCAGCTACAACCTGGAGAAGCCGAAGTACGACGTCGAGGAGTGCCGGCAGCGCGGCATGACCTTCGCGGCGCCGATCAAGGTGACCACCCAGCTCATGATTTACGATACGCGCGACGGCGGCGATCGCATCGTGCGCGACATCAAGGAGCAGGAGGTCTACTTCGGTGAGATCCCGCTGATGACCGACACCGGTACCTTCATCATCAACGGTACCGAGCGCGTCGTCGTCAGCCAGCTTCACCGCAGCCCGGGCGTCTTCTTCGACCACGACAAGGGAAAGACGCACTCCAGCGGCAAGCTCTTGTACTCGGCCCGCGTGATCCCGTACCGCGGCTCGTGGCTCGACTTCGAGTTCGACCCGAAGGACATCATTTACGTGCGCATCGACCGTCGCCGAAAGATGCACGCGACGGTGCTCCTGCGCGCGCTCGGCTACTCGACGCAGGACCTCCTCAATTACTTCTACAACACCGAGACGGTGTACCTCGACAAGGGCGGCAAGCTCGCCAAGAGCGTCGAGTACGAGCTCTTGCCGGGCCAGCGCGCCACGCGCGACATCAAGGTCGGCAACGATGTCATCGTCAAGAAGAACACCAAGTACACCAAGGCCGCCATCCGCAAGCTGCGCGAGGCCAAGGTGGACCGGCTCCCGGTCGACGTCGAGGAGATCGTCGGCAAGGTCGCCGCGCACGACATCGTCGACAAGGAGACCGGCGAGGTCCTCATCGAGGTGAACGAAGAGGTCACCGAGGGCAAGCTCGAGAAGCTCCGCGAGGCGGGCATCGAGTCCTTCCGCGTGCTCTTCATCGACGGTCTGAATGTCGGCTCGTACCTGCGCGACACGCTCCTGGCCGAGAAGGTGAAGACGAACGAGGACGCGATCATGGAGATCTACCGGCGCCTGCGCCCCGGGGATCCGCCCACCCTCGAGACGGCGAAGACGCTGTTCAACAACCTGTTCTTCAACCCCGAGCGCTACGACCTGTCGAAGGTCGGCCGCCTCAAGTTGAACTACAAGTTCTACCGCGACCTCCCCGAGGACCAGCGCCCCGCGCTCGACACGCAGGTGCTCACCGCCCAGGACATCCTCGAGACGGTTCGCCACCTCATCGAGCTGAAGAACGGCCGCGGCTCGGTCGACGACATCGACCACTTGGGCAACCGCCGCGTGCGCGCCGTCGGCGAGCTGATGGAGAATCAGTACCGCATCGGCCTCGTGCGCATGGAGCGCGCGATCAAGGAGCGCATGTCGATGTCGCAAGAGATCGACACGCTCATGCCGCACGACCTCATCAACGCCAAGCCGGTCAGCGCGGTGGTGAAGGAGTACTTCGGCTCCTCGCAGCTCTCGCAGTTCATGGACCAGACGAACCCGCTCAGCGAGGTCACGCACAAGCGCCGTCTGTCCGCGCTCGGCCCGGGCGGTCTCACACGCGAGCGTGCGGGCTTCGAGGTCCGCGACGTTCACCCCACGCACTACGGCCGTATCTGCCCGATCGAGACGCCGGAAGGTCCGAACATCGGCCTCATCGCGTCGCTCTCGACGTTCGCCCGCGTGAACGAGTTCGGGTTCGTCGAGACGCCGTACCGCAAGGTCTCCGAGGGTCGGGTCACCGACGAGGTGGCCTGGTACTCGGCGCTCGAGGAGGAGGGCAAGTACATCGCCCAGGCCTCGGCCGAAGTGGACGAGAAGGGGCGCTTCAAGGAGACCTTGGTCTCGGCCCGTTTGAACGGTGACTTCCACTTGGTGACGCCGGACATGGTCCAGCTCATCGACGTGTCGCCGAACCAGATGGTGTCGGTCGCCGCCGCCCTCGTCCCGTTCCTCGAGCACGACGACGCGAACCGCGCGCTCATGGGCGCCAACATGCAGCGTCAGGCCGTTCCGCTGATCCGCTCGCACGCGCCGTATGTCGGCACGGGCATGGAAGGTAAGCTGGCGCGCGACTCGGGCGTGTGCATCGTGGCCAAGCGCGACGGCATCATCGAGAGCGTCGACGCGACGCGCATCGTGGTCCGCGCCGAGGGCGACAAGGCGGAGATCCCCGATATCTACCACCTGAACAAGTTCCAGCGCTCCAACCAGTCCACGTGCTTCAACCAGACCCCCATCGTCCGCGCGGGCGAGCGGGTGAAGGTGGGCGACGTGCTCGCCGACGGTCCGTCGTGCGACATGGGCGAGCTCGCGCTCGGCCAGAACGTGCTCGTCGCGTTCATGCCGTGGCAGGGCTACAACTTCGAGGACTCGATCCTCGTGTCGGAGCGCATCGCCAAGGACGACGTGTTCACCTCGATCCACATCGAGGAGTTCGAGTGCGTGGCCCGCGACACGAAGCTCGGCAAAGAAGAGGTGACGCGCGACATCCCCAACGTCGGCGAGGAGGCCCTCAAGGACCTCGACGAGTCGGGCATCGTGCGCATCGGCGCCGAGGTGAAGCCGGGCGACATCCTCGTCGGCAAGATCACGCCGAAGGGCGAGACGCAGCTCTCCCCCGAGGAGAAGCTGCTCCGCGCCATCTTCGGTGAGAAGGCCGGCGACGTGCGCGACAGCTCGCTGCGCGTCCCCCCGGGCGTGGGCGGCATCGTCATCAACGCCCGCATCTTCAGCCGCAAGGGCACGGAGAAGGACGAGCGCGCCAAGGACATCGAGGACCACGAGCGCCAGCGCCTGGAGCGGACGCGCGACGAGGAGATCAAGATCCTCCGCGACTCGTTCTTCCGCCAGATCAAGCGCCAGCTCATCGGCCAGACGACCAACGGCAAGCTGGTCGACGACAAGGGCAAGGTGCTCCTGCAGAAGGGCGCCGTGCTCGACGAGGCGCTGCTCGCCGAGATCCCCCAGAAGTACTGGGGCGAGCTGCCGGTCGACGGCGCCGAGGAGCTGGCGGAGAAGCTGCGCGGTCTGGAGGAGATCATCCAGGTTCGCGAAGAGCACTTCCGCGACAAGATCGATCGCCTCTCCAAGGGCGACGAGCTCCCGCCGGGCGTGATCAAGATGGTGAAGGTCTACATCGCCATCAAGCGCAAGCTGCAGGTCGGCGACAAGATGGCCGGACGCCACGGAAACAAGGGCGTCATCTCCCGCATCATGGCGGAAGAGGACATGCCGTATCTGCAAGACGGCCGCCCGGTGGACATCGTCCTCAACCCGCTCGGCGTTCCCTCGCGTATGAACGTCGGCCAGATCCTGGAGACGCACCTCGGCTGGGGCGCGCGCGTCCTGGGCTGGCAGTTCCAGTACATGCTGGAGGCCAAGTTCGGCCCGCAGGCCATCCGCGAGCACATCCTGCGCATCTTCGAGGGCGACGCGGCGCTGCACAAGTGGCTGAGCAAGCTGTCCGACGACGAGATGAAGAAGGTCGCGCAGAAGCTCCGCGGCGGCGTTCACTACGCCAGCCCGGTGTTCGACGGTGCGCCCGAGCGGGCCATCAAGGACACCTTGGCCCTCTCGGGTCTCCCGGAGAGCGGTCAGGCGGTGCTCTTCGACGGGCGCACCGGTGAAGCCTTCGACCAAGAGGTGACGGTGGGCGTGATGTACATGCTCAAGCTGCACCACCTGGTCGACGACAAGATCCACGCGCGCTCCATCGGTCCCTACTCGCTCGTCACCCAGCAGCCGCTCGGTGGCAAGGCGCAGTTCGGAGGTCAGCGTCTCGGCGAAATGGAAGTGTGGGCCATGGAAGCGTACGGCACCGCCTACGCGCTTCAGGAGTTCCTCACGGTCAAGAGCGACGACGTCATGGGTCGTACGCGCATGTACGAAGCGATTGTCAAAGGCGAGCACACCCTCGAGCCGGGACTCCCCGAGAGCTTCAACGTTCTCATCAAGGAGCTCCAGGCCCTGTGCCTCAACGTCGAACTCGTCGAACCGGGTGCGCTCACCCGCGGCGCGAGCGACCACGCGGCGGAGGAGTGA
- the rplA gene encoding 50S ribosomal protein L1: MPKVPKNRAKAESVVDRSRKYTTSEACALVKQAKFAKFDETVDLAVRLGVNPKHADQMVRGAIVLPHGTGQSVRVLVFAKGDKEREAREAGADFVGSDDMVAKVSEGFMDFDRVIATPDMMGAVGKLGRILGPRGLMPNPKVGTVTFDVGNAVREAKGGKIEYRVEKAGIVHARIGKVSFKEEALADNAAALINALVRQKPSTAKGTYLRSISVSSTMGPGIKIDPAQYIGRTEEA, encoded by the coding sequence ATGCCCAAGGTACCCAAGAACCGCGCAAAGGCTGAGTCGGTAGTCGACCGGTCGCGCAAATATACGACGAGCGAGGCGTGCGCCCTGGTCAAACAGGCCAAGTTCGCCAAGTTCGACGAGACGGTCGACCTCGCCGTCAGGCTCGGTGTGAATCCAAAGCACGCCGACCAGATGGTGCGAGGCGCGATCGTTCTTCCCCACGGCACGGGGCAAAGCGTCCGCGTGCTCGTCTTCGCGAAAGGCGACAAGGAGCGTGAGGCCCGCGAGGCCGGCGCCGATTTCGTCGGCAGCGATGACATGGTGGCGAAGGTCTCCGAAGGCTTCATGGACTTCGATCGCGTGATCGCGACGCCCGACATGATGGGCGCCGTCGGCAAGCTCGGTCGTATCCTCGGCCCGCGGGGGCTCATGCCGAACCCCAAGGTCGGCACCGTCACCTTCGATGTTGGCAACGCCGTTCGGGAGGCCAAGGGCGGCAAGATCGAGTATCGCGTCGAGAAGGCGGGCATCGTGCACGCGCGCATCGGCAAGGTCTCGTTCAAGGAAGAAGCCCTGGCGGACAACGCGGCGGCCCTCATCAACGCGCTCGTGCGGCAGAAGCCGTCGACCGCCAAGGGGACGTACCTTCGGAGCATCTCGGTCTCCTCGACCATGGGCCCCGGAATCAAGATCGACCCGGCTCAATACATCGGCCGGACGGAGGAGGCGTGA
- the nusG gene encoding transcription termination/antitermination protein NusG, with protein MSKKWYVIQTYSGYENKVREALLQRIKEHGKEAQFGEILIPTETVQEQRAGGKARVRQKNSFPGYIFVEMEMSEEAWHLVKDTPKVTGFIGNQRPQEVKPPQIDDLRKIIVEGAVKPKPRVSFEAGDEIRVIDGAFANFSGTVEEVKPDKQKLKVKVSIFGRATPVELDFSQVEKRV; from the coding sequence ATGTCCAAGAAGTGGTACGTCATTCAGACCTACTCCGGCTACGAGAACAAGGTCCGCGAAGCTCTGCTCCAACGCATCAAGGAGCATGGGAAGGAGGCTCAGTTCGGTGAGATCCTGATTCCGACCGAGACCGTCCAGGAGCAGCGCGCCGGTGGCAAAGCCCGCGTCCGCCAGAAGAACAGCTTTCCGGGTTACATCTTCGTTGAAATGGAGATGAGCGAGGAAGCCTGGCACTTGGTCAAGGATACCCCCAAGGTCACTGGCTTCATCGGCAACCAGCGCCCGCAAGAGGTGAAGCCCCCGCAGATCGACGACCTGCGCAAGATCATCGTGGAGGGTGCGGTCAAACCCAAGCCGCGCGTCTCCTTCGAAGCAGGCGACGAGATTCGAGTCATCGACGGCGCATTCGCCAACTTCAGCGGCACCGTCGAAGAGGTCAAACCGGACAAGCAAAAGCTGAAGGTGAAGGTTTCGATTTTCGGTCGCGCAACCCCGGTCGAGCTCGATTTTAGTCAGGTCGAAAAGCGCGTTTGA
- the secE gene encoding preprotein translocase subunit SecE, translating into MSITQKYKKEEGESGEEGSGALLEDEQGEPGEGAPLARPTGTGALVKADDPANARAAEASVNEEDDEEYEDEDAAPAQFGTKRFVYAAYFGGAIGIAFLVSKLLHFAWGKLSQYQPVVGEPHDEAVMPIAAAVGLAAAIYYWKRTRARELAEEVADELSKVTWPSKQEVTNGTAVVLVTTALATIFFALMDRFWGFVTNLVYGS; encoded by the coding sequence ATGTCCATCACGCAAAAATACAAGAAAGAGGAAGGCGAGTCCGGCGAAGAAGGCTCGGGCGCCCTCCTCGAAGATGAGCAGGGGGAACCGGGGGAGGGTGCGCCACTTGCGCGCCCGACAGGGACTGGTGCGCTCGTAAAAGCGGATGACCCGGCCAACGCGCGGGCGGCGGAAGCTTCGGTCAACGAAGAAGACGACGAGGAGTACGAGGACGAAGACGCTGCGCCGGCTCAGTTCGGTACAAAGCGGTTCGTCTATGCCGCCTATTTTGGTGGTGCGATTGGCATCGCGTTTCTGGTCTCCAAGCTCCTCCACTTCGCCTGGGGCAAGCTGTCCCAGTATCAGCCGGTCGTGGGCGAGCCCCACGATGAAGCGGTGATGCCGATTGCGGCAGCGGTCGGCTTGGCCGCCGCCATCTACTATTGGAAGCGGACCCGCGCGCGGGAGCTTGCGGAAGAGGTTGCCGACGAGCTGTCCAAGGTTACTTGGCCGAGCAAGCAGGAGGTAACGAACGGAACGGCGGTCGTGCTGGTAACCACGGCCTTGGCCACCATCTTTTTTGCTCTGATGGATCGCTTTTGGGGCTTCGTCACCAACCTCGTTTATGGCTCGTAA
- the rplJ gene encoding 50S ribosomal protein L10 — translation MSEASGTTTAVKPQIAAKNAEIAEVRARFDKMTAAVFLDYKGMTVEHVTRLRAAFRKAGVEYKVVKNTLVKQALKDAAFSDKLDSVLVGMTGVAWSYEEPGAAAKVVKAFRKEGPDGEKLKIKAGLIEGSVIDGTAVENELATMPGKDELRAKLLATLQAPLQQFVALLNAPAQNFVYLLAAKEREAEGK, via the coding sequence ATGTCCGAAGCCTCGGGTACCACCACCGCCGTGAAGCCTCAGATCGCCGCCAAGAACGCGGAGATCGCCGAGGTTCGCGCGCGCTTCGACAAAATGACGGCCGCTGTCTTCCTCGACTACAAGGGGATGACGGTCGAGCACGTGACCCGGCTCCGCGCGGCCTTCCGCAAAGCGGGCGTCGAGTACAAGGTCGTCAAGAACACGCTGGTCAAGCAGGCGTTGAAGGATGCTGCCTTCAGCGACAAGCTCGACTCCGTCCTCGTGGGGATGACCGGCGTCGCATGGAGCTACGAAGAACCCGGCGCCGCCGCCAAGGTGGTGAAGGCTTTCCGCAAGGAAGGCCCCGACGGGGAGAAGCTCAAGATCAAGGCGGGCCTCATCGAAGGTTCGGTCATCGACGGCACCGCGGTCGAGAACGAGCTCGCGACGATGCCCGGCAAAGACGAGCTCCGCGCCAAGCTGCTCGCGACGCTCCAAGCGCCGCTCCAGCAGTTCGTCGCGCTGCTCAACGCCCCTGCGCAGAACTTCGTCTACCTGCTCGCGGCCAAGGAGCGGGAAGCCGAGGGCAAGTAA